The following are from one region of the Macaca thibetana thibetana isolate TM-01 chromosome 2, ASM2454274v1, whole genome shotgun sequence genome:
- the LOC126949033 gene encoding LOW QUALITY PROTEIN: olfactory receptor 5K4 (The sequence of the model RefSeq protein was modified relative to this genomic sequence to represent the inferred CDS: substituted 1 base at 1 genomic stop codon), which translates to MAKENHSLAAEFILIGFTNYPELKMLLFVVFSAIYLVTMVGNLGLVALIYVERHLHTPMYIFLGNLALMDSCCSCAVTPKMLENFFSEDRIISLYECMAQFYFLCLAETTDCFLLAAMAYDRYVAICHPLQYHTMMSKTLCIQMTAGAFIAGNLHSMIHGGLLIRLTFCRSNKIDHFFCDILPLYRLSCTDPSINELMIYIFSIPIQIFTIATVLISYLCILLTIFKMKSKEGRGKAFSTCASHFLSVSIFYICLLMYIRPFEEADKDIPVAIFYTIVIPLLNPFIYSLRNKEVINVLKKMMRNYNILEQTCSIANXFLNGPTALPFVDDECCQGWILPLKAVDSLLAQDVSRDVIQEPGPGKRVS; encoded by the exons ATGGCTAAGGAAAATCACTCCTTAGCAGCTGAGTTTATCCTCATAGGATTTACCAATTATCCAGAGCTGAAGATGCTTCtgtttgtggtgttctctgccATCTATCTGGTCACCATGGTGGGGAATCTTGGTCTGGTGGCATTAATTTATGTAGAGCGCCATCTTCACACACCAATGTACATCTTTTTGGGCAACCTGGCTCTGATGGATTCCTGCTGTTCCTGTGCTGTTACCCCCAAGATGTTAGAGAATTTCTTTTCTGAGGATAGAATTATTTCCCTGTATGAATGTATggcacaattttattttctctgtcttgcTGAAACCACAGACTGCTTTCTTCTGGCGGCAATGGCCTATGACCGCTATGTGGCCATATGCCACCCACTGCAGTACCACACCATGATGTCCAAGACACTCTGCATTCAGATGACCGCAGGGGCCTTCATAGCTGGAAACCTGCATTCCATGATTCATGGAGGGCTTCTGATAAGGTTAACTTTCTGCAGGTCTAATAAAATTGACCACTTTTTTTGTGATATTCTTCCACTGTATAGACTCTCCTGTACTGATCCTTCTATTAATGAactaatgatatatattttttcaataccAATTCAAATCTTTACCATTGCTACTGTCTTGATCTCTTATCTATGCATCCTTTTGactattttcaaaatgaaatccaAGGAGGGAAGAGGTAAAGCATTTTCTACCTGTGCATCccactttctctctgtctcaatattttacatttgtcttcTCATGTATATTCGACCATTTGAAGAAGCAGATAAAGATATACCGGTGGCAATATTCTATACAATAGTAATCCCATTACTAAACCCTTTTATTTATAGTCTGAGAAATAAGGAGGTGATAAATGTTCTTAAAAAAATGATGAGGAATTATAACATTCTTGAACAAACTTGTTCTATagcaaattgatttttaaat GGCCCAACTGCGCTTCCGTTTGTTgatgatgaatgctgccagggaTGGATCCTTCCTTTAAAGGCAGTggattcccttctggcccaggatgTGTCTAGGGATGTCATCCAGGAACCAGGCCCTGGAAAAAGGGTCTCATGA
- the LOC126949034 gene encoding fatty acid-binding protein 5-like, with translation MRTARCHADADPALHVSPPAPTRATVQQLEGRWRLVESKGFDEYMKELGVGIALRKMGAMAKPDCIITSDGENLTIKTESTLKTTHFSCTLGEKFEETTADGRKTQTVCNFTDGALVQHQEWDGKESTTTRKLKDGKLVVDCVMNNVSYTQIYEKVE, from the coding sequence ATGAGGACAGCGCGCTGCCACGCCGACGCCGACCCCGCTCTGCACGTCAGCCCGCCCGCGCCCACCAGGGCCACAGTTCAGCAGCTGGAAGGAAGATGGCGCCTGGTGGAGAGCAAAGGCTTTGATGAATACATGAAGGAGCTAGGAGTGGGAATAGCTTTGCGAAAAATGGGCGCAATGGCCAAACCAGACTGTATCATCACTTCTGATGGCGAAAACCTCACCATAAAAACTGAGAGCACTTTGAAAACAACACACTTTTCTTGTACCCTGGGAGAGAAGTTTGAAGAAACCACAGCTGATGGCAGAAAAACTCAGACTGTCTGCAACTTTACAGACGGTGCATTGGTTCAGCATCAGGAGTGGGATGGGAAGGAAAGCACAACAACAAGAAAATTGAAAGATGGGAAACTAGTGGTGGACTGTGTCATGAACAATGTCTCCTATACTCAGATCtatgaaaaagtagaataa